The Sphingosinicellaceae bacterium genome includes the window GGGGTCACCGTCCACAGCACCGCCGCGCACGGGATCAGCAGCCCGGTGACCAGCAGCAGCGCCGGCTTCCGGCGTCCGGTGCGGTCGACGATCGCCCCGAGCAGCGGCGCGACCAGCATCACCGCCCAGCCGCCGTATTTGGCCGCCATCGCGGTCACCGCCTGCCCGCGCACCGGATCGCCGACCACGACGGTCGCGAAATACGGCGCGAACACGTAGATCGTGACGAGGATCACATAAGGATCGCGCGCTCCCTGGAACAGCGCCCAGGCCCAGGCCGCAGGGCCGAGCGGTCGAGGACGGCCGAGCGCAAGCGGCGGCGTCACGGTGTCGATGGCAACCTCCCCAGGTCGTATGTCACGACCATGGCGGAAAGCCGGGGGAGTGCAAGCGCGCGCGGGTCGCGAGCGTCCTAGCGCCAGAAGCGCGGTGCCTCGAGGACGGCGTGGCGCGCCGCCGCGGCCTTGGCGAGCCGCTTCTCGCGTCCGGCTGGTGGCTCGACGGCGTCCGGCAGCGGCAACCCGAGCCGCTCCAGCGTCGCCACCCCCGAGGCATCGTCGTTCAGCTCGCCGAGCCGCTTCTGCAGGCGCTCGAGCGTGTCGATGAAGCGCTTGTGATCGTGGGCCTTGCGGCGCGGCGCGTAGAGCGAGGTGAAGAACTCGCTGGCGTAGCGCAGTTTCTTGGCGGCGATCCTCGCCTCGTGCCGGTGCTCGTCGGTCAGGTGCGCGAGACGTCGGCCCCGCCGCTGCAGGCGCTTGCGGGCGTGCGACAGGCTGGCGGCAGCGAACTCGAGCACCGGCATCTCGCGCGCCGCCAACGTTTCCGGACACGACCGCCACACCCCGCATTCGATCCACTCGGCGAGGTCGAGCAGCAGCGCGCGCGGCCGGGACGAGGCCAGCGTAGCCTCGATCCCGGCATAAGCGTCGTCACGGGCCTCGTGCAGCCGGTCGAGCAGGTCCGAAGGCTCGGTGCGCCCGATCAGCACGTCGATATCGCGCGCCTCACCGAGCCGGCCCGCGAGCCAGCGCAACTCGCTCGCCAGCGCCTCGACTCGCGCGTCGGCGACCACCGGGCGAAACAGCGACAATGCCGAGCGCAGCCGCCGCAGCCCGATCCGCGCCTGGTGCAGTGCCCCCGCCGAGCGCGAACCCGTCCGCAGCAGGTCCTCGTTGAGCCGATACTGGCGGATGCACGCCGCCACGCTCCGCGCGAACGCCTCGCCAGCGGTCATGGCCTTCGCCAAGACCGGCGCTCGGGCCTTCACGGCACCATGGTTGCGCTCGGCGAGCCGGTAGCCACGCTCCGACTTCGACATCACGCCGAGCCGCACCGGCACCTGCGCATCGAGCTCGCGCGCCAGGCCGAACAGCGGGGCCGCGCCGCCCTCGCGCAGCTCCATCTCGAGCTCGCAGAGCGGCAGCGCGTGCGCGCCGTGCTGGAGCTCGCCGCGGTCGATGCTGACCTCGATCCGAGTCCCGGCGAGGCTCGCGTCGATGGTCGTGCGCTCGACCTCAGCACGGAACACCGGAGCCAGGTCGCCGCTCAGCCCGAGCGTCGCGAACTCCTCGGGCAGGTCGCCCAGCGTCGGCGGCGTGTCGTCGACGTCGCGCTCCCACTCGGGCCGCGCGAACAACCCGGCCACGGCCGCGCCCTCGGCCTTCACCGTCAGGATGCGCCGCTCGCCGATCCGGCGGATCCGCAGCGACAGCCCGGCGGCGCGCAGATCGTGATCGGCAGTATCGAAATACACGGTGTCGAGGTGTTCGGTAGCACGCGCACCGCTGTCGAATAGCGGCGACGCAATGGCCGCCGCGACATCGGCGGGGTCGAGATCGAGCTTCAGTTCGACTTCCAAGACCCGGACCATCCTTATCTTTCGTTACCGTACAGACGGTTCGGCGGTACCGCCAGTTCCCGTCAGCAGCGCTAGTGCGAGCGAGGTGCAGGGCCGCGCGAGCCATGCTAACCGACGGCGATGCGGCCCGACCTGCTCAATCCGTTGTTCGTCGAGCTGACTGCCGTCAAGGGCGTCGGGGCGACGCTGGCGCGACAGCTCGGGCGCCTGAAGCTGACGCGCGCCGTCGACCTGATCTTCCATCTGCCCGTGATGGCGATCGAGCGCGTCCGCCTCGACACGGTGGACGAGATGTACGTCGACCGGACCGTGACCGTCGCGATCACCCCGATGACCTATGAGGCGGGGGCGTTGCGGCGACCGTTCAAGGTCAATGCACGCGACGGCGGCGGCAACTGGCTCGCCCTCGCCTACTTCGGCGGCGGCGGCGAGTACGCGAAGAAGCTGCTCCCGCTCGGCGAAAAGCGCGTCGTCAGCGGGCGGCTGGAGCGCTTCAACGCGACCCTGCAGATCGCCCACCCGGACTTCGTCGTCACCCCGGACAAGGCCGACACCATCCCGACCCGGGAGCCGGTGTACGGCCTGACCGAGGGCGTCACCAACAAGCGCATGGGCGCTCTTGCGGCGGCTGCGATCGAGCGTGCGCCCGAACTGTCCGAGTGGATCGAGCCGAGCGTGCTGGCCAAGTACGGCTGGCCGGCGTGGCGCGAGGCGGTGGTGCGAGCGCATGCGCTCGACACCGAGGCCCGCGACCGGCTGGCGTACGACGAACTGCTCGCCAACCAACTCGCGCTGCTGCTGGTCCGTGCCGATACGCGGCGGCGGCGCGGCCGCGCCCTGCCGGGAACGGGCAGGCTGACCGAGGCCCTGGCCGCCGCGCTGCCGTGGCCGCTAACCGCGGCCCAGCGCCGGGTCAGCGCCGAAATCGCGGGCGACATGGCGCAGGCCTCGCCGATGCTGAGGCTGCTGCAGGGCGACGTTGGCTCGGGCAAGACTCTGGTCGCGGCACTGGCGATGCTGACCGCGGTCGAGAGCGGCGCGCAGGCGGCAATGCTCGCCCCGACCGAGATTCTGGCGCGCCAACACTGCGCGACCCTGACGAAACTGCTCGCCCCCCTGCCGGTCCGCATCGCCGTACTGACCGGGCGCGACAAGTCCAAGCCGCGCGAGGCCATGCTGGCGAGCCTCGCGGCGGGCGAGATCGACATCCTGATCGGCACCCACGCGATCTTCCAGGAGGGCGTCGGCTACCACGACCTCGGTCTGGTGGTGATCGACGAGCAGCACAAGTTCGGGGTCGCGCAGCGCCTCGCGCTCAGCGCCAAGGGCCGGACCACGCCGCACCTGCTGGCGATGACCGCGACGCCGATCCCGCGCACGCTGGCGCTGACCGCCTACGGCGAGATGGACGTGTCGGCGATCGACGAGCTGCCGCCCGGGCGCACGCCGGTCGAGACCCGCGTCACCGCCTTCGAGCGCCTCGACGAGGTCGTCGCCGGGCTCGGCCGCCACCTCGAGGGCGGCGGGCAGGCGTACTGGGTCTGCCCCTTCGTGGAGGAGAACGAGCTCGGCGACGACGCGGCCGCCGAAACCCGCGCCGCCTACTTGCGGAAGCGCTTCGGCGAGACCCGCGTCGGCCTCGTCCACGGCCGCATGAAGGGCCCCGAGAAGGACGCGGTGATGGCGGCGTTCGCGAGCGGCCAGGTGCCGCTGCTCGTCGCGACGACGGTGATCGAGGTCGGGGTCGACGTGCCCGCCGCCGCGCTGATGATCGTCGAGGCGGCCGAGCGCTTCGGGCTGGCGCAGCTCCACCAGTTGCGCGGCCGGGTCGGGCGCGGCGCGGCGCGGTCGGTGTGCCTGCTGCTTCGCGGTGACAACCTTACGGTCACCGCAACCGCCCGGCTCAAGCTGATGCGCGAGACCAACGACGGCTTCCGCATCGCCGAGGCGGATCTCAAGCTGCGCGGCGCCGGCGAGATCCTGGGCACCCGCCAGTCCGGCGAGCCCGAGTTCCACCTCGCCGACCCCGAGCGCATGGCGACATATCTCGCCGTCGCCCGCGACGATGCGAAACTCCTGCTCGACCGCGACGGCGGCCTCGACAGTCCACGAGGGAGCGCGGCGCGCCAATTGCTCTACCTGTTCGAGCGCGATGCCGCCGTGGGCTTGTTGCGGTCGGGCTGAGCGGCTAGGTCCGCGCCTTCCGTGCTCCGCCTCCTCATCATCCTGCTGCTCGCCGCTCCGGCTGCGGCCTTTGCCGCTCCGCCGCGGTGGGCGATGGCAGTGCTCAGCGACGGCCTCGATGCGCATGCGCGCCGCGATTACAGCCGCGCCCGTGCCGATTTCCTGCGGCTGGCGGCCCAGGGCTCGGCGATCGCCGAGACGATGCTGGGAGTCATGACGTCGGAGGGGCACGGCTCCCGCCGCGACCTGGCGACCGCCGCGACGTGGTGGCTGCGCGCCGCCAACCGGGGCTACGCCCCCGCGCAACTCGCGGTCGCGGAGGCCTTCACCCGCGGCGAGGGCGTGGCGCGCGACCCCGGCTCGGCGTGGGTCTGGGCCCGGCTGGCCGCGACGCACGGCGACGACCGGACGGCGGCGGCGGCGAAACTCCTCGCGGCGCGGCTCGCCCCCGGTTTCGATGCGCCGACGCTGGCCAAGCTCGACCGCCGCCGGCTGGCGTGGCGGCCGTGGGCGACGCTGGCCCTCTAGAGGTAGGCACGAAGCTCGAGCCACCGCTCGCGCTTCGCCACAAAGCTCTGCCCGGCGTTGGCGGCACTGCTCGACGGTAAATCGACCATCGCGACCGCGCATCCCGCCAGTTGCCCCCGCCCGATCCTGGCCGACGTGCCACCGTTGAAGCCGATCGCGCGCAGGTCGGGCAAGGTCGCGACCAGCCCAGCGAGGTCGTTGCCGCTGTGCTCGCGGATCGCGCTGTCGAGGCTGCCCGAGCGCCGCGCCGTCGCGATCGAATCCCACAGCCCGACCCCGGCGGCGTTCAGCGCCACCAGCCGCTCCGGGTACGGCAGCGCGCGCAGGTCGCGCTCGATCACCGCCCCCGCCAGTTCCCAGAAGCGGTTGGTCGGGTGGGCATAATACTGCCGCTCCGCCAGCGAGCGCTCGCCCGGCAGGCTGCCGAGGATCAGGACGCGGGTACGCGCATCCGCGACTGCCCCGAACGACGCCTTGAGGGTCACGGCGTCGGCTGACTCACGCGGCGACCAGCACCCCGTGGCGCTTCTTACCCGCCGAGATGCGCGCGCCCGGGCCCGCCAGCGCCGCCTCGTCGGTCACCGCCTCGCCGTCGATGCGCGCGCCGCCGCCCGCCACCAGCCGCCGCGCCTCGCCCTTCGACGCGGCAAAGCTGAGCCCGACCAGCGCGTCGAGGATGCTGACCGGCGCCCCGACCGCGAAGCTCGGCAAATCCTCGCCCGCGCCGCCACCGGTGAAGGTCGCCTGCGCGGTCGCTGCCGCCGCCGCCGCCGCTTCGGGGCCACGACACAGCGCTGTCGCCGCATTGGCGAGCGCAACCTTCGCGGCGTTTATCTCGGCCCCCTCCAGCGCCTCCAGCCGCGCAATTTCCCCGAGCGGCAGGTCGGTGAACAGCTTCAGGAAGCGCCCGACATCGGCGTCGTCGGTGTTCCGCCAGAACTGCCAGTAATCCCACGCCGGCAGCGAATCCTCGTGCAGCCAGATCGCGCCGCTCGCGGTCTTGCCCATCTTGGCGCCCGAGGCGGTGGTGATCAGCGGCGTCGTCAGGCCGTAGGCGGGCTTGGCGTCGACCCGTCGGATCAGGTCGGTGCCGTTGACGATGTTACCCCACTGGTCGCTGCCGCCCATCTGCAGCATGCAGCCGACGCGCCGCGACAACTCGAGGAAGTCGTAGGCCTGCAGGATCATGTAGTTGAACTCGAGAAAGCTCAGCGGCTGCTCGCGGTCGAGGCGGAGCTTGACGCTGTCGAAGCTGAGCATCCGGTTGACCGAGAAATGCCGCCCGATGTCGCGCAGGAACGGGATGTACGCCAGCCCGTCGAGCCAGTCGGCATTGTCCGTCATGATCGCGGCGTTGGGTCCGTCGAAGTCGAGGAAGCGCTCGAAGATGCGGCGGATGCTGGCCTTGTTGGCCTCGATGCGCGCGTCGTCGAGCAGCTGCCGCCCCTCGTCCTTGCCGCTCGGGTCACCGACCTTGGTGGTGCCGCCGCCCATCAGCACGATCGGGCGGTGACCGGTCTGCTGGAGGTGGCGCAGCATCATGATCGACACGAGGTTGCCGATGTGGAGAGACGGCGCGGTGCAGTCGTAGCCGACGTACGCCGTCACGACGCCCCCGACCGCGGCCGCGTCGAGCGCGGCGGCGTCGGTGACCTGGTGGATGAAGCCGCGCTCGTCGAGCGTGCGGAGGAAGCCTGAGGCGTAGGTCATGATGCCGCCCGATTAGGCCAGCGCGCCTGCCCTGTGAAGCCGCGCCACTCCCCACGCCGAAAAGCCCGTGCTAGGCTCCGCTCAAGTCTCTGGGGAGAGAACGATGCACGACATGGTGATTCGCGGCGGCACGGTCGTCGACGGGACAGGGCGAGCGCCCTTCGCGGGCGATGTCGCGATCGACAAGGGCCGGATCAGCGTCGTCGGCACGGTCAGCGCGCCCGGTCGCGAGGAGATCGACGCCACCGGCAAACTGGTCACCCCCGGCTTCGTCGATATCCACACCCACTACGACGGCCAGGCAACCTGGGACGGCGAGATGGGGCCGAGCGCGTGGCACGGCGTGACCTCGGTGGTGATGGGCAATTGCGGCGTCGGCTTCGCACCCGCCAAGCCCGACAAGCACAATTGGCTGATCGGCCTGATGGAGGGCGTCGAGGACATTCCGGGCACCGCGCTCGCCGAGGGCATGAGCTGGAACTGGGAGACCTTCCCCGAATATCTCGACGAGCTCGAGCGTCTGCCGCGCACCGTCGATGTCGGCACGCACGTGCCCCACGGTGCGGTGCGCGCCTACGTCATGGGCGAGCGCGGGGCCAACAACGAGGCCCCGACCGAGCACGAGATCGCGCGCATGTCGGCGATCGTCGAGGAAGGCCTGCGCGCCGGTGCGCTCGGCTTCTCGACGTCGCGCACGGTGCTTCACAAGTCGGTCGATGGCGTACTGGTCCCCGGCACCACCGCGACCAAGGAGGAGCTGATCGGCATCGGCCGTGCCATGGGCCGGGTCGGCCACGGCGTCTTCGAGATGGCGTCCGACCTGCGCTACGAGTGGGACGAGTTCGGCTGGATGGGCGAGCTCAGCCGCGAGACCGGCATGCCGGTGACC containing:
- a CDS encoding DNA-deoxyinosine glycosylase, translated to MTLKASFGAVADARTRVLILGSLPGERSLAERQYYAHPTNRFWELAGAVIERDLRALPYPERLVALNAAGVGLWDSIATARRSGSLDSAIREHSGNDLAGLVATLPDLRAIGFNGGTSARIGRGQLAGCAVAMVDLPSSSAANAGQSFVAKRERWLELRAYL
- the tyrS gene encoding tyrosine--tRNA ligase yields the protein MTYASGFLRTLDERGFIHQVTDAAALDAAAVGGVVTAYVGYDCTAPSLHIGNLVSIMMLRHLQQTGHRPIVLMGGGTTKVGDPSGKDEGRQLLDDARIEANKASIRRIFERFLDFDGPNAAIMTDNADWLDGLAYIPFLRDIGRHFSVNRMLSFDSVKLRLDREQPLSFLEFNYMILQAYDFLELSRRVGCMLQMGGSDQWGNIVNGTDLIRRVDAKPAYGLTTPLITTASGAKMGKTASGAIWLHEDSLPAWDYWQFWRNTDDADVGRFLKLFTDLPLGEIARLEALEGAEINAAKVALANAATALCRGPEAAAAAAATAQATFTGGGAGEDLPSFAVGAPVSILDALVGLSFAASKGEARRLVAGGGARIDGEAVTDEAALAGPGARISAGKKRHGVLVAA
- a CDS encoding sel1 repeat family protein, with protein sequence MLRLLIILLLAAPAAAFAAPPRWAMAVLSDGLDAHARRDYSRARADFLRLAAQGSAIAETMLGVMTSEGHGSRRDLATAATWWLRAANRGYAPAQLAVAEAFTRGEGVARDPGSAWVWARLAATHGDDRTAAAAKLLAARLAPGFDAPTLAKLDRRRLAWRPWATLAL
- a CDS encoding CHAD domain-containing protein is translated as MEVELKLDLDPADVAAAIASPLFDSGARATEHLDTVYFDTADHDLRAAGLSLRIRRIGERRILTVKAEGAAVAGLFARPEWERDVDDTPPTLGDLPEEFATLGLSGDLAPVFRAEVERTTIDASLAGTRIEVSIDRGELQHGAHALPLCELEMELREGGAAPLFGLARELDAQVPVRLGVMSKSERGYRLAERNHGAVKARAPVLAKAMTAGEAFARSVAACIRQYRLNEDLLRTGSRSAGALHQARIGLRRLRSALSLFRPVVADARVEALASELRWLAGRLGEARDIDVLIGRTEPSDLLDRLHEARDDAYAGIEATLASSRPRALLLDLAEWIECGVWRSCPETLAAREMPVLEFAAASLSHARKRLQRRGRRLAHLTDEHRHEARIAAKKLRYASEFFTSLYAPRRKAHDHKRFIDTLERLQKRLGELNDDASGVATLERLGLPLPDAVEPPAGREKRLAKAAAARHAVLEAPRFWR
- the recG gene encoding ATP-dependent DNA helicase RecG, with the protein product MRPDLLNPLFVELTAVKGVGATLARQLGRLKLTRAVDLIFHLPVMAIERVRLDTVDEMYVDRTVTVAITPMTYEAGALRRPFKVNARDGGGNWLALAYFGGGGEYAKKLLPLGEKRVVSGRLERFNATLQIAHPDFVVTPDKADTIPTREPVYGLTEGVTNKRMGALAAAAIERAPELSEWIEPSVLAKYGWPAWREAVVRAHALDTEARDRLAYDELLANQLALLLVRADTRRRRGRALPGTGRLTEALAAALPWPLTAAQRRVSAEIAGDMAQASPMLRLLQGDVGSGKTLVAALAMLTAVESGAQAAMLAPTEILARQHCATLTKLLAPLPVRIAVLTGRDKSKPREAMLASLAAGEIDILIGTHAIFQEGVGYHDLGLVVIDEQHKFGVAQRLALSAKGRTTPHLLAMTATPIPRTLALTAYGEMDVSAIDELPPGRTPVETRVTAFERLDEVVAGLGRHLEGGGQAYWVCPFVEENELGDDAAAETRAAYLRKRFGETRVGLVHGRMKGPEKDAVMAAFASGQVPLLVATTVIEVGVDVPAAALMIVEAAERFGLAQLHQLRGRVGRGAARSVCLLLRGDNLTVTATARLKLMRETNDGFRIAEADLKLRGAGEILGTRQSGEPEFHLADPERMATYLAVARDDAKLLLDRDGGLDSPRGSAARQLLYLFERDAAVGLLRSG